The Gigantopelta aegis isolate Gae_Host unplaced genomic scaffold, Gae_host_genome ctg3527_pilon_pilon:::debris, whole genome shotgun sequence region TTCTTATCTTCATTGATCCTTTTTATAGTCTCCCCCTTTTGTAATGGGTCATATGGAAACCCTACAATCTCTACTTATCGATGGAAATCCTCTGAGAAACCTTACGTAGAGAGAATCATTAGAAAAGGGACAAGTGAACTTCTTAAATATCTTCGCTCAAGAATTGAGTTGGAACCTGAACAATGATTCAGCCTCTTTCTTCTCCAAGTCGTACATCAAAAATCAGTTCTTCACCTTATCGAGAATTAAGGTAAGTCACATGATAGTTTAAGAAATGTCATGTGATGAATCATGTGACTATTTTAGGGATGAGTCTCCAGCTAATAGTCAAGAAATTGTGTTAACTAAACAAAATTTGACAGTTTTATCTGAAGAGTGagttatacaaaatattataacttATACGATTTCTCTCTAATAATTAGAGTCTTTGATCAAATAACTACAAAGACATTTAATGTAAGTTATAATAAATTAAGGGTCCTCCCCGATTTGTGGATCGTTTTTCAGAACTAGTAGTATTAGATGTGAGGTAAAACaatatcagtaaaataatattatttgttatgaTGTCTTTAGGAGTAACCAATTGTCTGATCTACCAATGACATTATCTTCTTGTCTAAAATTGCGTGATATCTATTTGTCTTTAAATCGTTTTACTCTTCTTCCCTCGGTTATATATGAGTGTATTAAGTTTAGAGATATCTTTGCTAATGATAATCAAATTACTACAATTGATTCAGGGGTTTACTCAAATTAAACAGCTGAGTTGTCTTGATTTGAGTAACAATGATATTGGACAGTACCCCCTGAGTTGGTAACATGGAATGGTTGAGGTCAGtacaataacattaattaaCGCATTAATAATTGTTTAGAAATCTTATTGTTGTGTATTCAGTGACCCCACCCCCTAATGTATTAGTTATTAACATATGCTTCTCCTGTTAGGCATTTGGAATTAGGAGGTAACCGATTTAGAACTCCTCGTCCAGCAATATTAACAAAAGGTACAGCTGCTTTGTTAGAATATCTTAGAGACAGAATCTCAAAGTAACTGTATTGTtatcaaaaaaaatatttttaaaacattatttaatagtaaaatgatgaaaatgttaaatgtaattCAGAACTGTTTGAAAAATTGTAATTCAAATTTGTTTAATCAAAAAATAAAGGTTGATTATAGGGTTGATTATAAGGGTTGATTATATGGGTTGATTATAGGGGTGATTATAAGGGTTGATTATAGGGGTTGATTTTGATGTTAGTCAGTTAAAAGCGTACACTGGCGACTCATGTTCATGTAGCCAGGAGCAAGACGAACATTAGCTCCACCTGCTCTGATTGTCGGGAACTCTTATTCATGGATCCACTGAAATAAGGAACAGTGGACTTGTGTGTTAACTGTCGAGATTGAGGCTTCTGGTAATCTCTCAATTTACGTATTTCTATTAATAGAATTGACTACTAAATTTAGTACAGGCTAGATTAGGACATTTCCATATAAGGAAATAGTCCTAGAAGCCACTACTAACAATGGTACTAATGAGTACCTGAAATAGCAATTTGCAACTTGCGTCTAGCCCCAAGGTAGCCACACCCACTTCCTTCAAATCCTCTTCATTCATTGTTAGGAAGGTATCAAAATCTACCTAATAATTACAGGGTCAACCCCACCCAACCTGTCTGACCAACTCACTTCTTCTTCAGCAAAATTGCTTTCGTACTTTTCCAGTCCAAGTAGCA contains the following coding sequences:
- the LOC121392211 gene encoding leucine-rich repeat-containing protein 40-like, giving the protein MIQPLSSPSRTSKISSSPYRELRSNQLSDLPMTLSSCLKLRDIYLSLNRFTLLPSVIYECIKHLELGGNRFRTPRPAILTKGTAALLEYLRDRISK